A portion of the Thermosediminibacter oceani DSM 16646 genome contains these proteins:
- a CDS encoding 2-oxoacid:ferredoxin oxidoreductase subunit beta: MRKNLEKYFRIDKLPHIWCPGCGHGIITGAVVRAIDNLKLDKDKICIVSGIGCSSRAPGYLNFNTLHTTHGRALAFATGLKLANPDLKVIVLTGDGDCTAIGGNHFIHACRRNIDITTVVFNNSIYGMTSGQYSPMTPAGAYATTAPYGNIDRNFDLCKLAQASGATYVARGTVYHVPQLIKIIEKALQHKGFSVVETVSICPTYFGRKNKMGSPVKMMEMLRDNSVTVKAAEKMSREELANKIVIGEFYEENAPEYTEEYKKIIQKAQGEE; this comes from the coding sequence ATGCGTAAGAATCTAGAAAAATATTTTCGTATTGACAAATTGCCCCACATCTGGTGCCCCGGGTGTGGTCACGGGATAATAACAGGTGCAGTGGTCAGAGCAATTGATAATTTAAAATTGGACAAGGACAAAATATGTATAGTATCAGGGATTGGCTGTTCTTCCCGTGCGCCCGGATATCTTAACTTCAACACCCTTCATACAACTCATGGAAGGGCTCTGGCTTTCGCGACTGGCTTAAAACTTGCGAATCCGGATTTAAAAGTCATAGTTTTAACAGGTGACGGAGATTGCACTGCCATTGGAGGCAATCACTTTATACATGCTTGCAGGAGAAACATTGACATAACAACTGTTGTTTTCAATAACAGCATCTATGGAATGACGAGCGGTCAGTATTCTCCCATGACGCCGGCAGGAGCTTATGCTACAACCGCTCCTTATGGAAATATTGACCGGAATTTCGATCTTTGCAAATTAGCCCAGGCCTCTGGCGCCACTTACGTAGCAAGAGGAACGGTATATCATGTACCACAATTGATAAAAATTATCGAAAAAGCATTACAGCATAAGGGATTTTCTGTAGTGGAGACCGTAAGCATCTGTCCGACTTACTTTGGGCGTAAGAATAAGATGGGATCTCCCGTAAAAATGATGGAGATGTTGAGGGATAATTCTGTTACCGTAAAGGCAGCTGAAAAAATGTCGAGGGAAGAACTGGCAAATAAGATCGTCATTGGTGAATTTTACGAAGAAAATGCCCCGGAATATACTGAGGAGTATAAAAAGATTATCCAAAAGGCTCAAGGGGAGGAATAG
- the meaB gene encoding methylmalonyl Co-A mutase-associated GTPase MeaB encodes MDLAEKILQKDKRAVARLITLIERENLEAREALKKLYKYTGNSFVIGITGPPGAGKSSLVNELAKKIREKGKTVGIIAVDPTSPFTGGALLGDRIRMQDLTLDEGIFIRSMGSRGSLGGITKAAYDAVKVLDAYGMDYVIIETVGVGQTEIDIVKLADTVVLVLVPGLGDDVQAIKAGIMEIADIFAVNKSDREGADRLVHEIEMMMELSQKDFDFRPPIVKTVAVTGEGIDVLECRISEHLDYLCKNGILEQKRKTRVKEEFMELLKEHITRLILQKNESKIDMLVRDISNRTVDPYTALDILTKEIF; translated from the coding sequence TTGGACCTGGCGGAAAAAATATTACAAAAGGATAAGAGGGCTGTAGCAAGACTCATAACCCTCATAGAGCGCGAGAACTTAGAAGCTAGAGAGGCCTTAAAAAAACTGTATAAGTACACGGGAAATTCTTTTGTCATAGGTATCACCGGACCACCCGGCGCCGGCAAGAGCAGCCTTGTCAACGAGCTAGCCAAAAAAATCCGGGAGAAGGGCAAAACGGTGGGGATAATAGCCGTCGATCCCACCAGCCCCTTCACCGGGGGCGCTTTGCTGGGCGACAGAATAAGGATGCAGGATTTAACACTGGACGAAGGTATCTTCATCAGAAGTATGGGCAGCCGCGGCTCCTTGGGCGGTATAACAAAAGCCGCCTACGACGCAGTAAAAGTGCTGGATGCTTATGGTATGGATTACGTTATAATCGAAACCGTGGGTGTAGGTCAGACGGAAATAGACATTGTGAAGCTAGCTGATACAGTCGTGCTTGTACTGGTCCCCGGCCTTGGCGACGACGTACAGGCTATAAAAGCGGGGATAATGGAAATAGCCGATATTTTTGCTGTAAACAAGTCCGACAGGGAGGGAGCCGACAGGCTGGTTCACGAAATCGAAATGATGATGGAACTTTCACAGAAAGATTTCGATTTCAGGCCTCCAATCGTCAAAACCGTTGCCGTTACCGGCGAAGGTATAGATGTCCTGGAGTGCAGGATAAGCGAGCACCTCGACTATTTATGCAAAAATGGAATTCTGGAACAAAAAAGAAAGACGAGAGTAAAGGAAGAATTCATGGAACTACTAAAAGAACATATCACCAGGCTGATACTCCAGAAGAACGAATCCAAAATAGACATGCTGGTGCGTGATATATCCAATCGGACGGTTGACCCGTATACAGCCTTAGATATCCTTACAAAAGAAATATTTTAG
- a CDS encoding Glu/Leu/Phe/Val family dehydrogenase translates to MAETLNPFEIVQKQIKAACDKLGLEDSVYEVLKNPERVLEVSIPVKMDDGTTKTFIGYRSQHSTVLGPAKGGVRFHPDVTMDEVKALSAWMTFKCSVVGIPYGGGKGGVRCNPKELSKGELERLARGYFRAISPIVGPEKDIPAPDVYTNAQVMAWFMDEFSQLKGYYTPGVVTGKPIILGGSLGRSEATARGAMFTIREAANKIGLDLKKATVAIQGFGNAGSVAARLLSELGCKIVAVNDSQGGAYNPEGMDPMALNEYKKQNKTVKGFPGSKDITGEELLELDVDILVPAALENVITSKNAANIKAKIVGEAANGPTTPEADEILYKKGILVIPDILCNAGGVTVSYFEWVQNLMNFYWTEEEVNSRLEQIMVKAFNEVYSMHKEHGVKMREAAYMVAIKRIAEGLKLRGRI, encoded by the coding sequence ATGGCAGAAACTTTAAATCCATTTGAGATTGTTCAGAAACAGATTAAAGCTGCCTGCGACAAACTAGGACTCGAGGATTCGGTTTACGAAGTGCTAAAGAATCCCGAAAGAGTACTCGAGGTTTCCATTCCGGTAAAAATGGACGACGGTACAACAAAAACCTTCATCGGATATCGTTCTCAGCACAGCACCGTTTTAGGGCCCGCTAAAGGCGGCGTAAGGTTCCATCCGGACGTTACCATGGATGAAGTAAAAGCTCTTTCAGCCTGGATGACGTTTAAGTGCTCAGTTGTAGGTATTCCTTATGGCGGCGGCAAAGGCGGAGTACGCTGCAATCCGAAGGAATTATCAAAGGGTGAGCTTGAAAGGTTGGCCCGCGGATATTTCCGTGCGATAAGCCCTATTGTCGGTCCTGAAAAAGACATCCCAGCGCCCGATGTTTACACAAATGCTCAGGTAATGGCATGGTTCATGGACGAATTCAGCCAGCTTAAGGGGTACTATACTCCGGGAGTTGTTACCGGTAAACCCATCATTCTCGGCGGCTCTCTAGGCCGGAGTGAAGCAACAGCTCGAGGAGCTATGTTTACAATCCGAGAAGCCGCCAATAAGATAGGCCTTGACTTAAAGAAAGCAACGGTGGCCATTCAGGGATTCGGTAATGCCGGCAGCGTAGCGGCAAGGCTATTGTCCGAACTGGGCTGCAAGATCGTTGCCGTAAATGACTCCCAGGGTGGAGCCTACAATCCCGAAGGTATGGACCCCATGGCTTTAAATGAATACAAAAAACAAAACAAAACCGTTAAAGGCTTCCCGGGCAGCAAAGATATCACAGGCGAAGAACTGCTCGAGCTTGATGTGGACATCCTGGTGCCCGCAGCTTTGGAGAACGTAATTACCAGCAAGAATGCTGCCAATATAAAAGCGAAGATCGTCGGTGAAGCTGCAAACGGTCCGACGACCCCTGAAGCTGATGAAATACTGTATAAGAAGGGCATACTGGTAATACCAGACATCCTCTGCAACGCCGGCGGTGTAACGGTCTCCTACTTTGAATGGGTTCAGAACTTGATGAATTTCTATTGGACTGAGGAAGAGGTAAACAGCAGACTCGAACAAATAATGGTAAAAGCTTTCAACGAAGTATACAGCATGCATAAAGAACATGGTGTAAAAATGAGAGAAGCCGCATACATGGTAGCTATTAAGAGAATTGCTGAAGGACTGAAACTCAGAGGCAGGATATAA
- the mce gene encoding methylmalonyl-CoA epimerase, whose protein sequence is MKTLKIDHIGIAVKSIEEASKIYTELLGLEMHGVEEVAEQKVKVAFIPVGESEVELLESTDPEGPIARFIEKNGEGIQHIAFRVDDIEKALEELKQKGVRLIDEKPRYGAGGAKIAFIHPKATKGVLIELCER, encoded by the coding sequence ATGAAAACCTTGAAAATCGACCACATAGGGATAGCCGTAAAAAGCATAGAAGAGGCGTCGAAAATATACACCGAACTTTTAGGGCTTGAAATGCACGGCGTGGAAGAGGTGGCGGAGCAGAAAGTAAAAGTAGCCTTCATACCGGTAGGAGAAAGCGAAGTGGAACTTCTTGAATCCACCGACCCCGAAGGCCCTATCGCACGGTTCATAGAGAAAAACGGCGAGGGGATACAGCACATAGCCTTCCGGGTGGACGATATTGAAAAAGCTCTGGAAGAGCTCAAGCAAAAGGGTGTAAGGCTAATCGATGAAAAACCCAGATACGGTGCAGGGGGAGCGAAAATCGCCTTCATCCATCCCAAAGCTACGAAAGGCGTGCTCATAGAACTTTGCGAGAGATAA
- a CDS encoding OadG family protein, whose amino-acid sequence MKMTELTFTESLGGGVLGAGIPLIALSLFSDFIRAVFNRPDKNEPENLSGPAQEEMVIKEETEEGEEELVAVITAALSAYLQKPADRIKIGLIRRIHQTTPIWGMESRLNPME is encoded by the coding sequence ATGAAAATGACAGAACTTACATTTACAGAATCCCTAGGTGGTGGAGTTCTCGGCGCTGGAATACCCCTCATCGCGCTATCCCTCTTTTCAGACTTCATTCGGGCCGTATTTAACAGGCCTGACAAAAATGAACCCGAAAACCTGTCAGGCCCGGCACAGGAAGAAATGGTGATTAAGGAAGAAACAGAAGAAGGCGAAGAGGAACTTGTGGCCGTCATAACGGCCGCTCTTTCGGCATACCTTCAAAAACCCGCTGACCGGATAAAAATAGGGTTAATTAGGAGAATCCATCAAACGACCCCAATCTGGGGTATGGAATCAAGGCTGAATCCAATGGAGTAA
- a CDS encoding cobalamin B12-binding domain-containing protein gives MQETKTIRVLIAKPGLDGHDRGAKVIARALRDAGMEVIYTGLRQTPEQIVEAAIQEDVDVIGLSILSGAHNVLFPRVIELLREKGADDILVVGGGVIPHDDIPYLKECGIAEIFTPGTPISQIVEFIKNNVKK, from the coding sequence ATGCAGGAAACAAAGACGATAAGAGTATTGATAGCAAAACCGGGCCTTGACGGCCATGACCGTGGAGCAAAAGTAATAGCCAGGGCTTTGAGAGACGCGGGGATGGAAGTAATCTACACCGGACTTCGCCAGACTCCTGAACAGATAGTAGAAGCCGCCATCCAGGAAGACGTAGACGTAATAGGGCTTTCGATACTGTCCGGAGCCCACAACGTGCTCTTCCCCAGGGTAATAGAACTTTTGAGGGAAAAGGGAGCCGATGATATCCTGGTAGTTGGCGGAGGTGTAATACCCCACGATGACATTCCTTACCTGAAGGAGTGCGGCATAGCAGAGATATTTACCCCGGGCACACCTATTTCTCAAATAGTGGAGTTTATAAAAAACAATGTTAAGAAATAG
- a CDS encoding acyl-CoA carboxylase subunit beta gives METMEQKLEILRKKRNEVQLGGGEGKIKKQHESGKLTARERIEKLLDEGSFVEIDAFVEHRCIEFDMADTKAPGEGVVTGYGTVNGRLVFVFAQDFTVIGGSLGEMHAAKICKIMDMAMKMGAPVIGLNDSGGARIQEGVDALKGYGDIFYRNTIASGVIPQISVILGPCAGGAVYSPALTDFIFMVDGISKMFITGPQVIKAVTGEEVSPEELGGGLAHNTKSGVAHFLAANEEECIESIKKLLSYIPSNNLEDPPYVEPKDEAFKIIEELNSLVPADPNRPYDMKEVIKKIVDGGDFFEVQPHFAQNMITGFARINGRSVGILANQPKVLAGCLDINASDKAARFVRFCDAFNVPIITFTDTPGYLPGVTQEHNGIIRHGAKLLYAYSEATVPKITVIVRKAYGGAYIAMCSKHLGADQVFAWPTAEIAVMGPEGAANIIFRKEIEQSKDPAATRKEKIEEYRNKFATPYQAAKRGYIDDVIEPSTTRVKLISALEMLATKREKRPAKKHGNMPV, from the coding sequence ATGGAGACCATGGAGCAAAAACTCGAGATACTGAGGAAAAAGAGAAATGAAGTCCAGCTCGGTGGCGGCGAGGGTAAGATAAAAAAACAGCACGAGAGCGGTAAACTCACCGCCCGGGAGAGGATCGAAAAACTCCTGGATGAAGGAAGCTTTGTAGAAATCGACGCTTTTGTAGAACACCGCTGCATAGAGTTTGACATGGCAGATACGAAAGCACCGGGCGAGGGAGTCGTCACCGGCTACGGCACCGTAAACGGAAGACTCGTATTTGTCTTTGCCCAGGACTTCACCGTAATAGGCGGTTCCTTAGGAGAAATGCATGCCGCAAAAATATGCAAAATAATGGACATGGCCATGAAAATGGGTGCTCCCGTCATAGGCCTCAACGACTCAGGGGGAGCCAGGATCCAGGAAGGCGTCGACGCCTTAAAAGGCTACGGCGACATATTCTACAGGAACACCATAGCATCCGGCGTCATACCCCAGATATCGGTAATTCTTGGGCCCTGCGCCGGCGGCGCCGTATATTCTCCGGCCCTCACCGACTTCATATTCATGGTGGACGGCATAAGCAAAATGTTCATAACCGGCCCCCAGGTAATAAAAGCCGTAACTGGCGAAGAAGTGAGCCCCGAAGAACTGGGTGGCGGCCTTGCTCACAACACAAAAAGCGGCGTTGCCCACTTTTTAGCGGCAAACGAAGAAGAGTGCATCGAGAGCATAAAGAAACTGCTCTCATATATACCGTCGAACAACCTGGAAGACCCACCGTATGTCGAACCCAAAGACGAAGCCTTTAAAATAATAGAAGAATTGAACAGTCTTGTGCCAGCAGACCCCAACAGACCCTACGACATGAAAGAAGTCATCAAAAAGATAGTGGACGGCGGCGACTTCTTCGAAGTGCAGCCTCACTTTGCTCAGAACATGATAACCGGCTTTGCGAGAATTAACGGCAGAAGCGTGGGTATCCTGGCCAACCAGCCCAAAGTCCTTGCAGGCTGCCTCGACATAAACGCCTCCGACAAAGCCGCAAGATTCGTGCGCTTTTGCGATGCCTTCAACGTCCCCATAATAACCTTCACCGACACTCCGGGTTATCTGCCCGGTGTAACGCAGGAGCACAACGGCATCATAAGGCACGGCGCAAAACTCCTTTACGCCTACTCCGAAGCAACCGTGCCCAAGATAACGGTGATAGTGAGGAAGGCCTACGGCGGAGCGTATATAGCCATGTGCTCCAAACACCTGGGAGCCGACCAGGTATTTGCCTGGCCTACCGCCGAAATAGCCGTAATGGGCCCTGAAGGAGCGGCCAACATCATATTCAGAAAAGAAATCGAACAGTCTAAAGATCCTGCTGCCACCAGGAAAGAGAAGATCGAAGAATACCGGAATAAATTCGCAACACCGTATCAAGCCGCCAAAAGAGGCTACATCGACGACGTAATAGAACCCTCCACAACCAGAGTAAAGCTAATAAGCGCTCTTGAAATGCTGGCGACAAAAAGAGAAAAGCGGCCCGCCAAGAAACACGGCAACATGCCCGTCTAA
- a CDS encoding biotin/lipoyl-containing protein, with the protein MKKYRISVNGKTYEVEVEELGGEEIKAPAAAPAPAPKKEAVQAPKAEAPKAAPAPAKAPKKAAAAGKLTIDAPMPGTILSIKAKPGSSVKKGQVIMILEAMKMENEIQAPQDGTILSIEVSEGASVNTGDILAVME; encoded by the coding sequence ATGAAAAAATACAGAATCTCGGTAAACGGAAAGACCTACGAAGTTGAAGTGGAAGAATTAGGGGGTGAAGAAATAAAGGCCCCTGCGGCAGCACCAGCACCTGCTCCCAAAAAAGAAGCGGTTCAGGCGCCAAAAGCCGAAGCCCCCAAAGCGGCACCAGCCCCTGCAAAGGCACCTAAAAAAGCCGCTGCTGCCGGAAAACTCACGATAGACGCCCCCATGCCCGGCACAATTCTTTCGATAAAAGCAAAACCGGGCTCGAGCGTCAAAAAAGGCCAGGTAATAATGATCCTTGAAGCTATGAAAATGGAAAACGAAATCCAAGCACCCCAGGACGGCACCATCCTTTCCATAGAAGTAAGCGAAGGGGCTTCCGTCAACACCGGTGATATTCTAGCTGTTATGGAATAA
- a CDS encoding 2-oxoacid:acceptor oxidoreductase family protein, with the protein MEERLEIRLSGSGGQGLILAGIILAEAAILDGKNAVQSQSYGPEARGGASRAEVVISDEEIDYPKVTKPQVLLALTNEALNKFKDNLASDGIIIIDSSINKPDTPYKVIQLPIIETARDRIGKSMVANIVAVGVITALTKVVSREAVEKAVLNRVPKGTEELNKKALYAGFELGEQLS; encoded by the coding sequence ATGGAAGAGCGCTTAGAAATAAGACTTAGCGGCTCCGGGGGACAGGGCCTCATTCTCGCCGGTATCATACTTGCGGAAGCGGCCATCCTTGACGGCAAAAACGCCGTGCAGTCCCAGTCCTACGGGCCTGAAGCCCGTGGAGGTGCCAGCAGAGCAGAAGTTGTTATCAGCGACGAGGAAATTGATTACCCCAAGGTGACAAAGCCTCAAGTACTCTTAGCATTAACCAATGAGGCTCTAAATAAATTTAAAGATAACCTTGCATCTGACGGGATCATCATAATAGATTCGTCAATTAATAAGCCTGATACTCCATATAAAGTAATACAGTTACCGATTATTGAAACCGCTCGGGATAGAATAGGCAAGAGCATGGTCGCAAATATAGTGGCTGTAGGCGTTATTACAGCTCTAACTAAGGTGGTGTCCCGGGAAGCAGTAGAAAAAGCGGTTCTGAACAGGGTACCTAAGGGAACTGAAGAATTGAATAAAAAAGCCCTTTATGCTGGATTTGAATTAGGTGAACAATTATCCTGA
- a CDS encoding 4Fe-4S binding protein: protein MSYRRDRGDTVTEKKLEIMVKEKVCKGCGICVAFCPKKVFSLENGKPVVVNLEACIKCKLCELRCPDFAIVVGGDDDNDQ, encoded by the coding sequence ATGTCGTACCGAAGAGATAGAGGTGATACCGTGACAGAAAAAAAGTTAGAAATTATGGTCAAAGAAAAAGTCTGTAAGGGTTGTGGCATCTGTGTTGCTTTTTGCCCGAAAAAGGTGTTTTCGTTGGAAAACGGAAAACCCGTTGTGGTTAATCTCGAAGCTTGCATAAAATGCAAGTTGTGCGAGCTCAGGTGCCCGGATTTTGCCATAGTGGTTGGAGGAGATGATGACAATGACCAGTAA
- a CDS encoding acyl-CoA mutase large subunit family protein has protein sequence MFDKESLKKLEQEKTRWESTTVDKVIKKTPERHEKFYTGSNLEVDRLYTPLDVQELDYMKDLGFPGEYPYTRGIQPTMYRGRFWTMRQYAGFGTAEESNERYKYLLSQGQTGLSVAFDLPTQIGYDSDHPLAQGEVGKVGVAIDSLKDMEILFDGIPLDQVSTSMTINAPASVLLAMYIAVAEKQGVSADKLSGTIQNDILKEYVARGTYIFPPEPSMRLITNIFEFCSKHVPKWNTISISGYHIREAGATAVQEVAFTLANGIAYVEAAIKAGLDVDEFAPRLSFFFNAHNDLLEEVAKFRAARRLWARIMKERFKAKNPKSMMLRFHTQTGGSTLTAQQPDNNIVRVTIQALAAVLGGTQSLHTNSRDEALALPTEESVRIALRTQQIIAYESGVTETIDPLAGSYYVEHLTNLIEQKAMEYIQKIDELGGAPKAIEKGYIQQEIQDSAYRYQQEIESGRRIVVGVNKFQIEEEPPKNLLKVNPEVEKIQKKKLETLRATRDNIAVQNALEELSKKAATDENLMPSIINCVKAYATLGEICDTLRRVFGEYKATVTF, from the coding sequence ATGTTTGATAAGGAATCCCTCAAAAAACTTGAACAAGAAAAGACAAGATGGGAAAGTACAACAGTAGACAAAGTCATAAAAAAGACTCCAGAGAGGCATGAAAAATTCTACACCGGCTCCAACTTAGAAGTGGACCGCCTGTATACACCATTAGATGTACAAGAACTAGACTATATGAAAGACCTGGGTTTTCCCGGTGAATACCCTTACACCAGGGGAATTCAGCCCACAATGTATAGAGGCCGCTTCTGGACCATGAGGCAGTATGCGGGCTTTGGCACCGCTGAAGAATCCAACGAAAGATATAAATATCTCCTGTCCCAGGGACAGACAGGCTTGAGTGTGGCTTTCGACCTGCCCACCCAGATAGGCTACGACTCTGACCATCCCCTAGCTCAAGGTGAAGTGGGCAAAGTAGGCGTAGCCATCGACTCGCTGAAAGACATGGAGATACTGTTTGACGGCATACCCCTGGATCAGGTCAGCACATCCATGACCATAAACGCTCCTGCTTCGGTACTTCTTGCCATGTATATAGCTGTGGCGGAAAAACAGGGAGTGAGCGCCGACAAACTATCGGGGACCATCCAGAACGACATACTGAAAGAATACGTGGCGCGGGGCACCTATATATTCCCGCCGGAGCCATCCATGAGGCTCATCACCAACATCTTTGAATTCTGCTCCAAGCACGTGCCAAAATGGAACACCATAAGCATAAGCGGCTACCACATAAGGGAAGCGGGAGCCACGGCGGTACAGGAAGTGGCCTTCACCTTGGCCAACGGTATAGCCTACGTAGAAGCCGCAATAAAAGCTGGCCTTGACGTCGACGAATTTGCTCCGAGACTTTCCTTCTTCTTCAACGCCCACAACGACCTGCTGGAAGAAGTGGCCAAATTCAGAGCAGCGAGGAGACTGTGGGCCCGTATAATGAAAGAACGTTTCAAAGCCAAAAACCCGAAATCAATGATGCTGCGCTTCCACACCCAGACCGGTGGGTCCACCCTTACCGCTCAGCAGCCGGACAACAACATAGTAAGGGTAACCATCCAGGCTCTGGCAGCAGTGCTGGGAGGCACCCAATCGCTGCACACCAACTCAAGAGACGAAGCACTGGCTTTACCGACCGAAGAATCCGTGAGAATAGCTCTGAGGACCCAGCAGATAATAGCTTACGAAAGCGGAGTAACGGAGACAATAGATCCGCTTGCTGGTTCCTACTATGTAGAACACCTCACAAACCTCATAGAACAAAAAGCCATGGAATATATACAAAAAATCGACGAACTTGGAGGCGCCCCGAAGGCCATAGAAAAAGGCTACATCCAGCAGGAAATCCAAGACAGCGCCTACAGATACCAGCAGGAAATCGAATCGGGCCGCAGGATAGTAGTGGGAGTAAACAAATTCCAGATAGAAGAAGAACCGCCGAAGAACCTCCTAAAAGTAAATCCGGAAGTCGAAAAAATACAGAAAAAGAAACTCGAAACACTGAGGGCAACCAGGGACAACATAGCCGTCCAAAACGCACTGGAGGAACTCTCCAAAAAAGCTGCCACCGATGAAAACCTCATGCCGAGCATAATAAACTGCGTAAAGGCGTATGCCACTCTGGGTGAAATATGCGACACCCTGCGCCGGGTATTCGGCGAATACAAGGCTACCGTAACCTTTTAA
- a CDS encoding 2-oxoacid:acceptor oxidoreductase subunit alpha has protein sequence MTSKPRLMQGNEACVEGAIAAGMRFYAGYPITPSTEIAEIAAERLPKVGGKFIQMEDEIASMGAVIGASLAGLKAMTATSGPGFSLKQENLGFACLTEVPCVVVDVQRGGPSTGQPTMPAQGDVMQARWGTHGDHPIITLSPSYVREVFDMTIRAFNLSEKYRVPCILLMDEVVGHLRERVELPDPASIKVINRKRPDFSKIEQYNPYQDYDGDGVPPMVNFGEGVPYHVTGLIHDITGFPSTSPAVTEYLISRLMRKINDNLDDIIDYEKLYTEDAETVVVSFGSTARSAIRAAKILRKEGEKVGVLRLKTIWPFPHKAIQELAPTTKNIIVAEMNYGQLIEVVEASAKGRFNVIGLNKFNGELISPDEVIAKVREVNKNA, from the coding sequence ATGACCAGTAAGCCAAGATTGATGCAGGGTAACGAAGCCTGCGTTGAAGGTGCAATAGCTGCAGGAATGAGGTTCTATGCCGGATATCCCATAACCCCATCGACGGAAATAGCGGAAATCGCTGCCGAAAGACTGCCAAAAGTAGGCGGCAAATTTATTCAGATGGAAGACGAAATAGCCAGTATGGGGGCTGTAATAGGTGCTTCTCTCGCCGGCCTTAAAGCAATGACTGCTACCAGCGGACCCGGATTCTCTTTGAAACAAGAAAACTTAGGTTTTGCCTGCCTGACCGAGGTTCCGTGTGTAGTTGTAGACGTTCAAAGGGGAGGACCAAGTACCGGGCAGCCCACAATGCCGGCTCAGGGAGATGTGATGCAGGCTAGATGGGGAACCCACGGAGACCATCCGATAATAACACTGTCTCCCTCTTACGTGAGGGAAGTCTTCGACATGACCATAAGGGCTTTCAACCTTTCGGAAAAATACAGGGTCCCCTGCATCCTCCTAATGGATGAAGTTGTGGGACACCTGCGCGAAAGAGTAGAATTGCCCGATCCGGCTTCTATAAAAGTAATTAACAGAAAAAGGCCTGATTTTTCTAAAATAGAGCAATACAATCCCTATCAGGATTATGACGGTGACGGCGTACCTCCAATGGTAAACTTTGGCGAAGGTGTTCCTTATCACGTTACAGGCCTAATTCACGATATAACAGGATTCCCCTCGACGAGTCCAGCTGTTACAGAGTATTTAATATCCAGGCTTATGAGGAAAATCAATGACAACCTGGACGATATAATTGACTACGAAAAACTATATACGGAAGATGCCGAGACTGTTGTGGTATCTTTTGGCTCCACAGCACGTTCTGCAATAAGAGCTGCAAAGATCTTGAGAAAAGAAGGGGAAAAAGTCGGCGTGCTGCGCCTGAAAACAATATGGCCATTCCCGCATAAAGCTATACAGGAACTAGCGCCGACGACAAAAAACATCATTGTTGCTGAGATGAATTATGGCCAGTTGATAGAAGTGGTAGAGGCGTCCGCAAAGGGTAGATTTAACGTAATCGGATTGAATAAATTTAACGGAGAACTAATAAGTCCCGATGAGGTCATAGCAAAAGTCCGGGAGGTAAACAAAAATGCGTAA